The Alphaproteobacteria bacterium genome contains a region encoding:
- a CDS encoding HAD family hydrolase, producing the protein MSFDVFGTLISVRDSSYGAFQRILADAGAAHVDVRAFWEYWEHRISRITGSRTGPTRDLRLSLQEAFDHFHINGDGRLIQCYFDAFPRFFLYDDVVRTLDQLSRRCRLAVVSNIDDDLLALTPLQRDFDLVCTAQRAKGYKPDGSLFRYLIEHSGCGRDEILHSGQSQFTDLVGGKPLGLTIAWINRRHIPLDKSVPRPDFVFPDIQSLIGLVES; encoded by the coding sequence ATGTCATTCGATGTGTTTGGTACGCTGATCAGCGTGCGCGACAGCTCATATGGCGCGTTCCAGCGCATTCTCGCTGACGCCGGTGCCGCTCACGTCGATGTCAGGGCCTTCTGGGAATACTGGGAGCATCGAATATCGCGCATTACTGGGAGCCGTACCGGTCCTACGCGCGATTTGCGACTCTCATTGCAAGAGGCCTTCGACCATTTCCACATCAACGGCGACGGCCGCCTGATCCAATGCTATTTCGATGCGTTCCCGCGCTTCTTTCTCTACGACGACGTCGTGCGAACGCTCGACCAACTTTCTCGCCGCTGCAGGCTCGCGGTCGTCTCCAACATCGACGACGATCTTCTGGCGTTGACCCCGCTGCAGCGCGACTTCGATCTCGTTTGCACCGCGCAACGCGCGAAGGGTTACAAGCCCGACGGCTCGCTGTTCCGTTATCTGATCGAGCACAGCGGCTGCGGCAGGGACGAGATCCTCCATTCCGGGCAATCGCAGTTCACCGACCTCGTCGGCGGCAAGCCGCTCGGATTGACCATCGCGTGGATCAACCGCCGCCACATCCCGCTGGATAAGTCTGTCCCGCGCCCGGACTTCGTCTTCCCGGACATTCAGTCGCTGATCGGGCTCGTCGAGAGCTAG